The proteins below are encoded in one region of Callospermophilus lateralis isolate mCalLat2 chromosome 9, mCalLat2.hap1, whole genome shotgun sequence:
- the Scg2 gene encoding secretogranin-2, producing MAEAKTHQLGAALSLIHLIFFISGVEAASFQRNQLLQKEPDPRLENAQKFPSPEMIRALEYIEKLRQQAHKEESSPDYNPYQGVSVPLQPKENGEESHLLESSRDSLSEDEWMKIILEALRQAESEPQSVLKDNKPYAMNSEKNFPGDVTDDYETQQWPERKLKHMRFPLMYEENSRDNPFKRTNEIVEEQYTPQSLATLESVFQELGKLTGPSSQKRERADEEQKLYTDDEDDIYKAGNIAYEDVVGGEDWNPVEEKIETHTQEEVRDSKENVEKNEQINEEMKRSGQQGLQDEDLQKENKVQLSDDVAKVIAYLKRNLQIPPEDLIDMLKTGEKPGGSVEPEQDLDLPADLDDVSEADVDHPDLFPNKMLSKSGYPKTPGHAVTEALPDGLSVEDILNLLGMESATNQKPPYFPNQYNREKVLLRLPYGPGRSRANQLPKAAWMPEVENRQVALENPNDKDQELGEYLARMLVKYPEIMNSNQVKRVPNPGSSEDDLQEEDQLEQAIKEHLSQGNSQETEKPSPVSKRFPVGSPKNDDTPNRQYLDEDLLMKVLEYLNQEKAEKGREHIAKRAMENM from the exons ATGGCAGAAGCTAAGACCCACCAGCTTGGAGCAGCCCTGTCTCTCATCCATTTAATTTTCTTCATCTCTGGAGTTGAGGCAGCTTCATTCCAGAGAAACCAGCTGCTTCAGAAAGAACCAGACCCAAGGTTGGAAAATGCCCAAAAGTTTCCCAGTCCCGAGATGATCAGGGCTCTGGAGTACATAGAAAAGCTCCGGCAGCAAGCTCACAAAGAAGAAAGCAGCCCAGACTATAATCCCTACCAAGGTGTCTCTGTTCCCCTTCAGCCAAAAGAAAATGGTGAGGAAAGCCACCTGCTGGAGAGCTCAAGGGATTCGCTGAGCGAGGACGAGTGGATGAAGATAATCCTTGAAGCTCTGAGGCAGGCAGAAAGTGAGCCTCAATCTGTGCTGAAAGACAACAAGCCGTATGCCATGAATTCGGAAAAGAACTTCCCAGGGGATGTGACGGATGATTATGAAACTCAACAGTGGCCAGAGAGGAAGCTCAAGCACATGCGATTCCCTCTGATGTATGAAGAGAATTCCAGGGACAACCCCTTCAAACGCACAAATGAAATAGTAGAGGAACAGTACACACCTCAAAGTCTTGCTACCCTGGAGTCTGTCTTCCAAGAGCTGGGGAAACTGACGGGACCAAGCAGCCAGAAAAGGGAGAGGGCCGATGAGGAGCAAAAGCTGTACACAGACGACGAAGATGACATCTACAAGGCCGGTAACATCGCCTATGAAGATGTGGTCGGGGGAGAAGATTGGAACCCAGTGGAGGAGAAAATAGAGACTCACACCCAGGAAGAGGTGAGGGACAGCaaagagaatgtggaaaaaaatgaacaaatcaaTGAAGAAATGAAGCGTTCGGGGCAGCAGGGGCTTCAGGATGAGGATCTCCAGAAAGAGAATAAGGTCCAGCTCTCAGACGACGTCGCCAAAGTAATCGCCTATTTGAAAAG GAATTTACAGATACCCCCCGAAGACCTAATCGACATGCTCAAAACTGGGGAGAAGCCAGGTGGGTCAGTGGAGCCTGAGCAGGACCTCGACCTTCCTGCTGACCTAGACGACGTCTCAGAGGCTGACGTAGACCATCCGGACCTGTTCCCAAATAAGATGCTCTCCAAGAGTGGGTACCCCAAGACACCTGGTCATGCCGTGACAGAGGCCTTACCAGATGGACTCAGTGTTGAGGACATTTTAAATCTTTTAGGGATGGAGAGTGCAACCAATCAAAAACCTCCATATTTTCCCAATCAATATAACAGAGAGAAGGTTCTGCTGAGGCTCCCCTACGGTCCTGGAAGATCTAGAGCAAACCAGCTTCCCAAAGCTGCCTGGATGCCTGAGGTTGAAAACAGACAAGTGGCGTTGGAAAACCCGAATGACAAGGATCAAGAGTTAGGAGAGTACTTGGCCCGGATGCTGGTGAAGTATCCTGAGATCATGAATTCAAACCAGGTGAAGCGAGTGCCCAATCCAGGCTCATCTGAAGATGACCTGCAGGAAGAAGACCAACTGGAGCAGGCAATCAAGGAGCATTTGAGCCAAGGCAACTCTCAGGAGACTGAGAAACCGTCCCCGGTGAGCAAAAGATTCCCTGTGGGGTCCCCGAAGAATGACGACACCCCGAACAGACAGTACTTGGATGAAGATCTgctaatgaaagttctggagtacCTCAACCAAGAAAAGGCAGAAAAGGGGAGGGAGCACATTGCGAAGCGAGCCATGGAAAATATGTAA